CCGGTGCCGGAGACGATCTACCAGGGCAAGGGCGACGCCCTGCTGTTCCACGGGGGCGAGCTGGTGCGCGGGACCTGGAGCAAGCTGTCCCGCGCGACCCCGCTCAAGCTGCGCACCGCCGCCGGTCGGCTGGAGGTGCCGGCCGGGCGCACCTGGATCGAGCTGGTGCCGCGCGACGCCGACGGGGGCCGGGTCGACGTCGGCTGACCCGGCTCAGCCGGGGTCGGTGAGCGCGATGCCCTGGTCGGACAGCGCGCGGAGCCCGGTGAGGATGAACCCGATCGCGGCCTCGATGCGACGCACGGCGGCCGCGGGGTCGCTGGCGGTGGTGACGCTCTCCCCGGCGGCCGAGATCGCCCCGAAGAAGATCTGGCTGAAGGTCTGGCGCATCGCGTCGTCGAGCTCGTCGGTCGAGGCCTCGAGCACCGTCACGACCACGTCGTGCACCAGCGCGAAGCTGGTGCGCTCCTCCTGCTCGCGGAAGCGCTCGTAGCCCAGGATCGCGGGTCCGTCCTGGATCACCACCCGCTGGTAGGTCGGCTCCTGCACCACCGCGAGGAACGCCCGCAGACCGGTGAGCGCCTTCTCCCACGGGTCCTCGACCCCGGCCATGTCGTCGCGGATGCGGCGCGTCGCGTCGTGCTCGACCCGGGTGAAGACCGCCTCGAAGAGGGCCTGCTTGCCGCTAAAGTGGTGGTAGAGCGCGCCCTTGGTGACCTCGGCCCCGGTGACGACGGCGTCGAGGCTGGTGCCGCGGTAGCCGTGCTCGGCGAACTCCCGGGTGGCGACCTCGACGAGCTGGCGCTTGGTCGAGGCCGAGAAGCGCTGGCGCAGCGAGGCAGGGGGCACCTGTGGATCCTAGGTGCCGCGCGTCCCGGGTCGGTCTCCCGCGTGTGGGTGACGTCACCCGTCCGTCCCCGGGGAAGTCGCGGCGACGGGGTACATACTCGGAGTACGTACTCCTGGTATGTGAACCGTCACAGAAAGGTGACGCCCATGAGCTTCCCCCGTCCATCCCGCGCCGAGACCCTGCGCACCGTGGTGGCCACGCTCGACCGACGCGTCGACGGCACCGTCCCGCACGACGTCCCGGGCCTGCGCGACGCCTTCCCCGACGACCTCGACCTGGTCGGCGTGCTGCTGCTGCGGTGGAGCGCCCGGCTGACCGGCGCGCTCGACCGCTCGCTCTCGCGCCCCACCGCCGACCGCCGGGCCGCGGTCTGCGAGGCGTGGTCGCAGACGGCCGAGCAGCTGCCCGGCGTGCGCCGCCTCCTGGACGACCTGCTGGCCGACCCGACGACCGGGGACGCGCTGCGCGACATGCTGCTGCGGGCCCGCGACATCGAGCGCCGCCGGCTCACCGAGGCGGCCGGGCTGGCCGACCAGGACCGCGGACAGGCGCTGGAGACCGGTCGTCGCCTGGAGCAGGCGGCGCGCTCGCAGGTCAGGCCCCGGCTCGCCGATCGGCTCCGCTCCCTGCTGCCCGCGTAGGTAGAATGCCTCGGTGAGCACTCCCCACCAGACCGGCTTCGGCACCGGTGTCCTCGAGGACACCATCGTCGAGGAGCGCACGCAGCCGACCGACAACGGCGACCACGAGCGGTTCTCGCACTACGTGCCGAAGGACAAGCTCATGGAGGCCATGGTCAACGGCACCCCGGTCATCGCCCTGTGCGGCAAGGTGTGGGTGCCCAGCCGCGACCCGCAGCGCTTCCCCGTCTGCCCCTCCTGCAAGGAGATCTGGGAGACCATGAGCGGTGGCGGGGACGGCGACGGAGCCGGCAACGGGGACCGCGCCGGCGGAGGCGAGTGAGCCTCGTGCTGACCCGACTGCTGCCCCTCGCGCTGGGGGCCGTGCTGGCGGTGCCGCTGCTGGCGGCCCCGAGCCAGGCCGCGGCCCCGGTCACCGCCGTGCCCTGCGCGGGCCCCGCGACCGCCGCCACCGCGTCGTCCCGGGTCCCGTCCTGGCGCTCGCGCGGGTCCGACACGCCGGTCGTGGGCGCCGCCGACCTGGCCGCGCTGCGGCCGGTCGAGACGTCGCGCCGCGTGCTGCGGGCCGAGGTGGAGCCGGTGCTGCCCGACGTGGTGACCATCCCGGTCCACGCCCACGTCATCACCGGCACCCACCGCGGCGAGCGCACGGCGCTCAGCGCCGCCCGGGTGGCCCAGGTCGTGGCCACGCTCAACGAGGGCTACGCCGGCGCCCAGAGCGCCGACGGCTCGAGCACCCGCTACGCCTTCACGCTGGCCTCGAGCAACACCCGCCGCTCCGACGCGTGGTTCCACGCGGCGCCGGGCAGCCTGCGCGACGAGCGGATGCGCCGGGCGCTGCACCGCGGTCGCTCGGCCTCGCTCAACCTCTACTTCACCGGCGGCGGCCGGCCGGGCCAGCAGCTGCTCGGCTGGGCCCGCTTCCCCTGGCAGTACGCCGCCCGCCCGGCGCAGGACGGCGTCACCATCAACGTCGACTCGCTCCCCGGCGGGCGGGCCGACGGCTACAACCTCGGTGACACCGTCATCCACGAGGTCGGCCACTGGCTGGGCCTGCTGCACCCCTTCCAGGGCGGCTGCAAGGGCGGTGACCTGGTCTCCGACACCCCGGCCGAGGCCGAGCCCAGCTACGAGTGCGAGATCGGCCGCGACACCTGCAAGGCCAGGGGCCTCGACCCCGTCACCAACTTCATGGACTACTCCTACGACTCCTGCATGGACCAGTTCACCCCGGGACAGGTGGCGCGCATGGACGCCGCGTTCCTCGAGTACCGCTACGTGGCCCCTTGACCGACGCGTCCCTCCCGGCCCAGATCGACCTGTCGCCGGCGTACCCCGGTCGCGCGGCCTGGGGCACGGCTCCCAGCCTGCGCGCGTGGCAGACCGCTGCCCTGCAGACCTACGCCGAGCGCAGCCCCCGCGACTTCCTCGCCGTGGCGACCCCCGGCGCCGGCAAGACGACCTTCGCGCTGACGGTGGCCAACCAGCTGCTCGAGCGCCGCGTCGTCGAGCGGGTGATCGTGGTGGCGCCGACCGAGCACCTCAAGACCCAGTGGGCCGAGGCCGCCGCCCGGGTCGGCATCCCGCTCGACCCCCACTACTCGGCCAAGTCGCGCAGCAGCGGCGACTTCGTGGGCGTCGCGCTGACGTACGCCGGCGTCGCGGCCAACCCGTTGGCCCACCGGATCCGCACCGAGCGCTTCAACACCCTGGTCATCCTCGACGAGGTCCACCACGCCGGCGACGCCATGTCGTGGGGCGAGGCCGTCCGGGAGGCCTTCGAGCCGGCCCGGCGACGGCTGGCGCTGACCGGCACGCCGTTCCGCTCCGACATCAACCCGATCCCGTTCGTGAGCTACGCCCCCGACGAGGACGGCATCCCGCGCTCGGTGGCCGACTACACCTACGGCTACGCCCGCGCGCTGGCCGACCACGTCGTGCGCCCGGTGCTCTTCATGGCCTACAGCGGCGCGATGCAGTGGCGCACCCGG
This genomic interval from Nocardioides scoriae contains the following:
- a CDS encoding TetR/AcrR family transcriptional regulator, with product MPPASLRQRFSASTKRQLVEVATREFAEHGYRGTSLDAVVTGAEVTKGALYHHFSGKQALFEAVFTRVEHDATRRIRDDMAGVEDPWEKALTGLRAFLAVVQEPTYQRVVIQDGPAILGYERFREQEERTSFALVHDVVVTVLEASTDELDDAMRQTFSQIFFGAISAAGESVTTASDPAAAVRRIEAAIGFILTGLRALSDQGIALTDPG
- a CDS encoding zinc metalloprotease, whose product is MSLVLTRLLPLALGAVLAVPLLAAPSQAAAPVTAVPCAGPATAATASSRVPSWRSRGSDTPVVGAADLAALRPVETSRRVLRAEVEPVLPDVVTIPVHAHVITGTHRGERTALSAARVAQVVATLNEGYAGAQSADGSSTRYAFTLASSNTRRSDAWFHAAPGSLRDERMRRALHRGRSASLNLYFTGGGRPGQQLLGWARFPWQYAARPAQDGVTINVDSLPGGRADGYNLGDTVIHEVGHWLGLLHPFQGGCKGGDLVSDTPAEAEPSYECEIGRDTCKARGLDPVTNFMDYSYDSCMDQFTPGQVARMDAAFLEYRYVAP
- a CDS encoding DUF3039 domain-containing protein; translated protein: MSTPHQTGFGTGVLEDTIVEERTQPTDNGDHERFSHYVPKDKLMEAMVNGTPVIALCGKVWVPSRDPQRFPVCPSCKEIWETMSGGGDGDGAGNGDRAGGGE